Proteins co-encoded in one Quercus robur chromosome 8, dhQueRobu3.1, whole genome shotgun sequence genomic window:
- the LOC126697098 gene encoding protein cornichon homolog 4-like isoform X2 translates to MGTLWLWLFSFFFILGLLCTIGFQLICLVDLESDYINPYDSASRINSSVLPEFIAQGLLSLFFLLTGNWVMFLSSLPYLCYNVRLYMKQQHLVDVTEIYNQLRWEKKLRFLKLAYLLFLFFVSLFWMIWSIADEPE, encoded by the exons ATGGGCACCCTCTGGTTATGgctcttctccttcttcttcattcttggTCTTCTTTGCACCATCGGTTTCCAG CTTATTTGCTTGGTGGACCTAGAGTCTGACTATATCAACCCATATGATTCAGCATCTCGGATAAACAGCTCGGTTTTGCCGGAGTTTATTGCTCAAGGACTCTTAAGCCTCTTCTTTCTCCTAACAGGAAATTGGGTTATGTTTTTGTCATCTCTCCCATACCTATGTTATAATGTGAGATT GTACATGAAGCAACAGCACTTGGTTGACGTAACTGAGATCTATAACCAGCTGAGATGGGAGAAAAAGCTGCGCTTTTTAAAGCTTGCCTACCTTCTATTCCTATTCTTCGTTTCTCTGTTCTG GATGATTTGGAGTATTGCAGATGAACCTGAATAA
- the LOC126697100 gene encoding proteasome subunit beta type-1, producing MTKQQANWSPYDNNGGSCVAIAGADYCVIAADTRMSSGYNILTREYSKICKLADKAVMASSGFQADVNALQKHLAARHLTYQHQHNKQMSCPAMAQLLSNTLYYKRFFPYYAFNVLGGLDSEGKGCVFTYDAVGSYERVGYSSQGSGSTLIMPFLDNQLKSPSPLLLPAQDAVTPLSESEAVDLVKTVFASATERDIYTGDKLEIVVLNAGGIHREYMELRKD from the exons ATGACCAAGCAACAAGCTAATTGGTCTCCATACGACAACAATGGCGG ATCCTGCGTTGCGATCGCCGGAGCCGATTACTGTGTAATCGCCGCCGATACTCGCATGTCCTCCGGTTACAATATTCTCACCCGCGAGTACTCCAAAATCTGCAAATT AGCAGACAAAGCTGTAATGGCCTCTTCAGGTTTTCaagctgatgtgaatgctttaCAGAAGCACTTGGCAGCCAGGCACTTG ACCTATCAGCACCAACACAACAAGCAGATGAGCTGCCCTGCAATGGCTCAGCTGCTCTCCAACACCCTCTACTATAAACGTTTCTTTCCTTATTATGCCTTCAATGTTTTAGGTGGTCTTGACAGTGAAG GCAAGGGTTGTGTCTTCACCTATGATGCTGTTGGTTCCTATGAGAGAGTTGGATATTCTTCCCAAGGTTCTGGTTCCACGCTCATCATGCCCTTTCTGGATAACCAGCTGAAGTCTCCCAGCCCTCTGTTATTGCCAGCTCAG GATGCTGTTACTCCACTTTCTGAATCAGAAGCAGTTGATTTGGTTAAAACTGTTTTTGCATCTGCAACTGAGAGGGATATATACACT GGAGACAAGCTTGAAATTGTTGTTCTAAATGCTGGAGGTATTCATCGTGAATACATGGAACTCAGGAAAGACTGA
- the LOC126697101 gene encoding uncharacterized protein LOC126697101 — translation MASMASTTPSTHYFFKNHKKSCKVSIPSRTIIVSQSQEEQPHKPSTDQVGRREIVLRSSELAVVGAIFNFSGKKPEYLGVQKNPPALALCPATKNCISTSESVGDLTHYAPPWNYNRGKKRAVSREEAMEELIQVIESTKPDKFTPRIAEKKDDYVRVEYESPILGLVDDVEFWFPPGKNSIVEYRSASRLGNYDFDYNKKRIKALRLELEKKGWASEDSF, via the exons ATGGCTTCAATGGCATCAACAACACCAAGCACCCATTATTTCTTTAAGAATCACAAGAAATCTTGCAAGGTTTCTATCCCTTCACGTACTATCATTGTTTCTCAATCTCAAGAAGAACAGCCTCACAAACCCAGTACTGACCAAGTTGGCCGGAG GGAAATCGTACTAAGGAGCAGCGAATTAGCAGTTGTTGGAGCCATCTTCAACTTCAG TGGGAAAAAGCCTGAGTACTTGGGAGTTCAGAAAAACCCACCTGCACTAGCACTATGTCCGGCTACTAAAAACTGTATATCAACGTCCGAGAGTGTCGGTGATCTCACCCATTATGCCCCACCCTG GAACTACAACCGCGGAAAGAAAAGGGCTGTGAGCAGAGAAGAGGCAATGGAGGAGCTTATCCAAGTG ATAGAATCAACAAAACCCGACAAGTTTACACCGCGGATAGCGGAGAAGAAAGATGATTATGTGCGAGTCGAATATGAGAGCCCCATACTGGGG TTGGTGGATGATGTTGAATTCTGGTTTCCACCGGGCAAGAACTCAATAGTGGAGTATCGATCTGCATCACGGCTAGGAAACTATGATTTTGATTACAATAAAAAGAGAATCAAG GCATTGCGACTAGAGTTAGAGAAGAAAGGATGGGCTTCTGAAGACAGCTTTTGA
- the LOC126697098 gene encoding protein cornichon homolog 4-like isoform X1 encodes MGTLWLWLFSFFFILGLLCTIGFQLICLVDLESDYINPYDSASRINSSVLPEFIAQGLLSLFFLLTGNWVMFLSSLPYLCYNVRLYMKQQHLVDVTEIYNQLRWEKKLRFLKLAYLLFLFFVSLFWYSDNRHSYTLDKLLFTLLEQLW; translated from the exons ATGGGCACCCTCTGGTTATGgctcttctccttcttcttcattcttggTCTTCTTTGCACCATCGGTTTCCAG CTTATTTGCTTGGTGGACCTAGAGTCTGACTATATCAACCCATATGATTCAGCATCTCGGATAAACAGCTCGGTTTTGCCGGAGTTTATTGCTCAAGGACTCTTAAGCCTCTTCTTTCTCCTAACAGGAAATTGGGTTATGTTTTTGTCATCTCTCCCATACCTATGTTATAATGTGAGATT GTACATGAAGCAACAGCACTTGGTTGACGTAACTGAGATCTATAACCAGCTGAGATGGGAGAAAAAGCTGCGCTTTTTAAAGCTTGCCTACCTTCTATTCCTATTCTTCGTTTCTCTGTTCTGGTATTCTGATAATAGACATTCTTATACCCTTGATAAATTGCTGTTTACACTTTTAGAGCAACTTTGGTGA
- the LOC126697098 gene encoding protein cornichon homolog 4-like isoform X3: MGTLWLWLFSFFFILGLLCTIGFQLICLVDLESDYINPYDSASRINSSVLPEFIAQGLLSLFFLLTGNWVMFLSSLPYLCYNVRLYMKQQHLVDVTEIYNQLRWEKKLRFLKLAYLLFLFFVSLFWMIWSIADEPE, translated from the exons ATGGGCACCCTCTGGTTATGgctcttctccttcttcttcattcttggTCTTCTTTGCACCATCGGTTTCCAG CTTATTTGCTTGGTGGACCTAGAGTCTGACTATATCAACCCATATGATTCAGCATCTCGGATAAACAGCTCGGTTTTGCCGGAGTTTATTGCTCAAGGACTCTTAAGCCTCTTCTTTCTCCTAACAGGAAATTGGGTTATGTTTTTGTCATCTCTCCCATACCTATGTTATAATGTGAGATT GTACATGAAGCAACAGCACTTGGTTGACGTAACTGAGATCTATAACCAGCTGAGATGGGAGAAAAAGCTGCGCTTTTTAAAGCTTGCCTACCTTCTATTCCTATTCTTCGTTTCTCTGTTCTG